Proteins from one Oryza sativa Japonica Group chromosome 12, ASM3414082v1 genomic window:
- the LOC112937410 gene encoding LOW QUALITY PROTEIN: small ribosomal subunit protein uS3m (The sequence of the model RefSeq protein was modified relative to this genomic sequence to represent the inferred CDS: deleted 1 base in 1 codon) translates to MEAPAAKKKRLFPRSVTIDSIYYYGKSLYQDVNLRSYFSSIRPPTILTFGFRLGRCIILHFPKRTFIHFFLPRRPLRLKRRDKSRPGKDKGRWWAFGKVGPIGCLHSSEGTEEERNEVRGRGAGKRVESIDREKQNEIRIWPKKMQRYGYHDRSPSRKKNFSKSLRVSGAFKHPKYAGVVNDIAFLIENDGPTSHLLKRTLPAVRPSLNYSVMQYFFNTKSKMHFDPVVVLNHFVAPGVAEPSTMGGAKGGSLDKRIRSRIAFFVESSTSEKKCLARAKKRLIHFIRQANDLRFAGTTKTTISLFPFFGATFFFPRDGVGVYNNPFFEYAREQLLGQLRIKCRNLMGKDKVMELIEKFIYLGRIGKLIKGIEMMIEIILRKRIIPYGYNSYLNEVQKMRSFLSNRTNTNTLIESVKIKSVYQSASLIAQDISFQLGNNPISFRSIFSQIVKDIPLIMPKGVEGIRICCSGRLGGAEIARTECGKYGKTSCNVFNQKIDYALAEVSTRNGISGVKVRISYSQNKKGRAISETYEI, encoded by the exons ATGGAAGCCCCCGCCGCAAAAAAGAAGCGGCTCTTCCCACGG TCTGTCACCATTGACTCTATTTATTATTATGGTAAATCATTGTATCAAGATGTCAATCTTAGATCTTATTTCAGTTCGATACGTCCACCTACGATACTCACCTTTGGCTTTCGTCTCGGTAGGTGTATTATTCTACATTTTCCCAAAAGGACATTCATTCATTTCTTTCTTCCCCGTCGACCACTACGACTAAAACGACGCGACAAATCAAGACCCGGAAAGGATAAGGGCCGGTGGTGGGCATTTGGGAAAGTCGGGCCGATCGGGTGTCTTCATTCAAGCGAGGGTACAGAGGAAGAACGAAACGAAGTGAGAGGCCGGGGGGCAGGGAAAAGAGTTGAGTCGATCGACCGGGAGAAGCAAAACGAAATCAGGATTTGGCCGAAAAAGATGCAACGTTATGGATACCATGACCGATCACCATCGAGAAAGAAGAATTTTTCTAAATCACTTCGGGTGAGTGGGGCCTTCAAGCATCCGAAATACGCCGGGGTTGTAAATGACATAGCCTTCCTGATAGAAAATGACGGCCCGACGAGTCATCTACTAAAAAGGACCCTCCCCGCTGTGCGCCCCTCCTTGAATTATTCGGTCATGCAATACTTTTTTAATACAAAGAGCAAAATGCATTTCGACCCCGTCGTAGTTCTCAATCATTTCGTGGCACCGGGTGTGGCTGAACCATCTACGATGGGGGGAGCGAAGGGAGGAAGCTTAGATAAGAGAATACGCTCTCGCATCGCTTTTTTTGTAGAAAGCTCGACCAGCGAGAAAAAGTGTTTGGCCCGAGCCAAAAAGAGGTTGATCCACTTCATTCGCCAAGCGAATGATCTTCGCTTCGCGGGAACAACAAAAACCACCATCTCGCTCTTTCCTTTCTTCGgtgctacctttttttttccaagggaTGGGGTTGGGGTGTATAATAACCCATTTTTTGAGTATGCCCGGGAACAACTCCTAGGTCAATTAAGGATCAAATGTAGGAACCTCATGGGTAAGGATAAGGTAATGGAATTGATAGAGAAATTCATCTACCTAGGTAGGATAGGCAAATTGATAAAGGGAATAGAGATGATGATAGAGATCATACTGAGAAAGAGGATAATTCCGTACGGGTACAACTCTTATTTGAACGAAGTGCAAAAAATGCGATCTTTTTTGTCTAATAGAACAAACACTAATACCTTAATTGAGTCGGTAAAGATCAAATCTGTTTATCAAAGTGCTTCTCTGATTGCTCAAGACATCTCTTTTCAACTGGGGAACAATCCAATCTCATTTCGTTCCATTTTTAGTCAAATAGTGAAGGATATTCCATTAATAATGCCAAAAGGGGTGGAGGGGATACGTATTTGTTGTTCTGGTCGATTAGGGGGTGCGGAAATAGCTAGAACTGAATGCGGAAAGTATGGAAAAACATCTTGTAATGTATTTAACCAGAAAATCGATTATGCTCTTGCGGAAGTATCCACTCGTAACGGAATTTCAGGTGTCAAAGTGCGGATCTCATATAGTCAAAATAAGAAGGGACGTGCTATATCCGAAACGTACGAAATATAG